The Coleofasciculus sp. FACHB-T130 genome contains the following window.
CCGTAACGAGCGATCGCAAGCGTGGATCTCTTCCAGTAGCATAGAAATTTTCTGCTTGCCAACCGTGATTTCCTCAGAAAGCATCGGGTTTTTGCCGATTCCCTACTGATGAAATGACCAATTTCTAAGCCAGCCATCTGCTAAACCGCTTGTGGAAGAGTTGTCCAATGCATCGTCGCGTCTATCACGTCAGTCTTCTCACGATTAGCCTGCTTCTCACCCTTCACCCTTCATCCTTCATCCTTCATCCTTCCGGAAGCGCTTTTGCACAGGCACCAACCTCTACAGACCGGAAAACTGAAGCAGACCGACTTTTCCAACAAGGCGTACAGCAGTATCGTCAAGGGCAATACCCAAAGGCACTCGCCACCTATCAACGGGTGCTAGAAATACAGCAACAACTGAATGACAAAGCCGGAATTGGGCAAACCCTGAACAACATCGGCGAGGTTTACTACTGGTTGCGGCAACCTGACAAAGCTTTAGATGTTTTGCAGCAAGCTTTGGCTATTCGCAGAGAATTAAAAGATCGTACAGGGGAAGGAGAAACCCTAGATAATATTGGCTTGAGTTATTTCTGGAATGACCAAAATGACAAAGCTTTAGAAACCTTGCAACAAGCTTTGGCGATTCGTCGGGAAGTACAAGACAAAGCAGGAGAAAGTAAAACCCTCAGTAGTCTTGGCACGCTTTACGCGGGTGGTCTTCAGCAATATCCCAAAGCCTTAGAAAGCTTACAGCAAGCGCTGGCAATCCAACAAGAATTAGGGGATAAATTTCTACTGGGAATTACTATGCGCCGAATGGGGACAGTCTATCGAGGCATGAAAGAGTATCCTCGTACTTTGGAGTGGTTGGAGAAATCGTTAGCCCTCAGCCGCGAAGTGCAAAACCGTGTAGGTGAAGGGGAAACTCTCTATCAGCTCGGCTTAACTTACTTTAATCAAGACAAGTATGACCAGGCTTTGCAATTTTATCAGCAAGCATTGCCTCTTATTCAAGCCGTAGGAATTCACCTAGTAGAAGCTGGCATTCTCGAAGGAATGGGAGATTCTTACTTTAATCAAAAACAATATGAGCAAGCGATCGCCTTTTACCAACAATCCCTCCCTGTTGTTAGAGAAGTAAAGAATAAGTCCCAAGAAGTTGGCATTCTTCTATTCATAGGGAAGGCTTACAGCAGTCTCAAGCAATACGAGCAAGCGATCGCCTTTAAGCAACAAGCTCTGGCAATCGCGCAAGCCATTCCCAATAATAAAGCGCAAGAAGCCAATGTTCTCTCTGGAATAGCCTATATTTACTTTAGTCAAAATCAATATGAGCAAGCGATCGTATTCTATCAACAAGGACTGGCGATTACACGAGAAACCCAAGATAAGCCCCAAGAGTCTAACTTTTTATCTCTAATCGGAAGTTCTTACTATTTGCAAGGCAAAGACGAGCAAGCCATTGAATTCCTTCAAAAATCATTAGCTATTCGTCGAGAAATCAAGGATAAACCCGCTCAACTAGAAACCCTAATCTTGTTAAGTGGAATATATAGCTCAACAGCCATATCATTTGTCAACAGAGGGGTGTATCCTCAAGCAAAAGCAGAGTATTCTCGCGTGATAGAGTTGGCACAGGAAGCTTTAAACCTTGCCAGAGAATTGAAAAAAACAAAATCAGAAGCAAGTGCTTTAATTCATCTGGGAGCAGCTTACAGCTTCTTTCAAGACGAGCAAAAAGCGATTGAAGTGTTACAACAAGCGATGAGCATTGCGCGAGAAACCAAGGATTTAGGTATTGAAGACTCAGCTCTGACTCAGCTTGCTAGCATTTACAATACTCAGGACGACTCTCGCAAATATATTGAAATCAGGTTGCAACAAGTCGAAATTGCACGACAGCAAAATAATAAACGGGGTGAGGCAGATGTTTTACTCACTTTAGCCAGCACCTATAACGTACTTGGAGAAAATCAAAAGGCAGTCGAAACCTACCAGCAAGCATTAGCCGCAGCGCGACAAATCGAAATCGCTAAACTATTGCCAAATTTACAAGATAGTGCTTTAAGCACAGAATCGAGTGCGCTATCTGGCTTAAGTCTGAGTTACAGCAATCTTGGGGAATATGACAAAGCTATTGATTGGGCGCAACAGCTATTAAAGCGTGCACAAACCCTTGGTAAACCTGCATTAGAAGTAGACGCGCTGCTGCGGTTGGCTTTCTTATACAATGTACCTCTCAAAAATGTTCCGAAAGCCATTGAAGTCAGTCAGCAAGCCTTAACCATTGCGCGGAAAATCAAAGAATCCTCCCTTGAAGCAAAGGCACTGGCAAGCTTGAGCAGCGCTTACAACAAACAGGGAAACTATCCCTTAGCGTTGCAGTCGGCTGAGCAATGTTTAGCAATTGCCAAGCAGCTAGAAAACCCCCAACTAGAGCAGAATGCTTTGGATATTCTTGAAGAAATTTACTCCAACCAAGGTAACTATCAAAAAGCGGTGGAGTTTGCTCAAGCTAGGTTGGCAGTAGTGCAAAAGGCAAAACTGAACAACTATGAAATCAGTGCTTTAACGTCCCTAAGCCAGAGTTATGGCTTGTTAGGTGATACTACCAAAGCCGTGGAAACAGCCAAGCAAGCTTTAACTTTAGCACGACAAAGGCAAAATACTTCTCGTGAAGCCCTAGCTTTAAATGCTCTCAGCGACGCCTACAGAGTTCAAGGAGAATACGAACAGGGGATAGCAGTAGGACAAACGTCTTTGGAGATATCGCGCAAAAACAAAGATTTCATTGGAGAAGTAGCGGCGGCGACTATTCTTAGTGGAATGTATGAGGCTTTGGGAGAATATCAAAAAGTAATTGCAGTTGCAGAGCCAAGTTTAGCACAGGCAAGGAAAATAAATAATCGCGAACAAGAAGCAGAGTTACTAATCAAGTTAGGAAACTCTTACGGAATTATTGGCAAATACACAGAAGGCAAACAGTTAGTAGAGCAAGGATTAGCAATTGCGCGAGAATTAAAAAATCGTAGGCTAGAATCCCATGCTTTAGCTCGGTTGAGTAACCGCTACAAAGATTTAGGTGAATATCAGAAAACATGGGATTCACTTCAACAAAGTTTGAAAATTGCCCGTGAAACTAATATTCCAGCAGCACAGACCTTACCGCTAACTTCTCTGGGGATTGTTTATGCTGAGCTTGGGGATTACCAAAAAAGTAACGAATTCTATCAACAAGCACTGCCCATACTACGTCAACTCAAAAA
Protein-coding sequences here:
- a CDS encoding tetratricopeptide repeat protein, with the protein product MHRRVYHVSLLTISLLLTLHPSSFILHPSGSAFAQAPTSTDRKTEADRLFQQGVQQYRQGQYPKALATYQRVLEIQQQLNDKAGIGQTLNNIGEVYYWLRQPDKALDVLQQALAIRRELKDRTGEGETLDNIGLSYFWNDQNDKALETLQQALAIRREVQDKAGESKTLSSLGTLYAGGLQQYPKALESLQQALAIQQELGDKFLLGITMRRMGTVYRGMKEYPRTLEWLEKSLALSREVQNRVGEGETLYQLGLTYFNQDKYDQALQFYQQALPLIQAVGIHLVEAGILEGMGDSYFNQKQYEQAIAFYQQSLPVVREVKNKSQEVGILLFIGKAYSSLKQYEQAIAFKQQALAIAQAIPNNKAQEANVLSGIAYIYFSQNQYEQAIVFYQQGLAITRETQDKPQESNFLSLIGSSYYLQGKDEQAIEFLQKSLAIRREIKDKPAQLETLILLSGIYSSTAISFVNRGVYPQAKAEYSRVIELAQEALNLARELKKTKSEASALIHLGAAYSFFQDEQKAIEVLQQAMSIARETKDLGIEDSALTQLASIYNTQDDSRKYIEIRLQQVEIARQQNNKRGEADVLLTLASTYNVLGENQKAVETYQQALAAARQIEIAKLLPNLQDSALSTESSALSGLSLSYSNLGEYDKAIDWAQQLLKRAQTLGKPALEVDALLRLAFLYNVPLKNVPKAIEVSQQALTIARKIKESSLEAKALASLSSAYNKQGNYPLALQSAEQCLAIAKQLENPQLEQNALDILEEIYSNQGNYQKAVEFAQARLAVVQKAKLNNYEISALTSLSQSYGLLGDTTKAVETAKQALTLARQRQNTSREALALNALSDAYRVQGEYEQGIAVGQTSLEISRKNKDFIGEVAAATILSGMYEALGEYQKVIAVAEPSLAQARKINNREQEAELLIKLGNSYGIIGKYTEGKQLVEQGLAIARELKNRRLESHALARLSNRYKDLGEYQKTWDSLQQSLKIARETNIPAAQTLPLTSLGIVYAELGDYQKSNEFYQQALPILRQLKNRFDESLVLLFIAQNYFAQGNPQKTIESAQEGLAIAGEIKEPQIQAFANILLSLGYGQLGNDKQAMEAAQTWLNFTRKVQNKVWEKQALTLVGHIHRKFRRQEEAIEVYQQALAIATDNQAPSADAFIYSGLARIYHDLNQSSVAITYYKQSVNKIEEVRRGIEGLPQELQKSFLDATVDFDKVKVSDIYRQLAALLLSQGRDKEALQVQQLLREQEIREAISPRGTTGDKPNIPLSPTETKIPAQSESIIALAKQINECESTNCSQLKELTSRRTSLIVQFDQQLQKIDQEIRANRAKDDAFFDPNKLAKAQEIVEAQPGTVMIYPLVLENELWLQLYAPGGAVKTVKVNVGRDELGKTVKEFRDLMKECEQVAHCGSAEANKIQAVSRKLYDWLIKDLEAELQNKNNQVKNLVFALDRVTRYIPMSALYDGKQYLIEKYTVYNVLTEDTDTRDKLPVGTQNSPVLAMGLSDAVPGFSPLPNVPAEIDAIVRQETKNNQGIYPGQKFLNRSFDFATLQDNLKSYRILHLATHGVFVPDSADKSYILLGTGEQLTIPQIKTLTGLNNIHLVVLSACQTALAGPRQDGIEIASMAYHFLNRGAKAVMASLWLVDDSSTSLLMQQFYKNLANGTSKKAMTKAEALRQAQLNLLQGNVSTAANTNPRGGIIVEQIPGSRPPITPSNGSKFSHPYYWAPFILIGNGL